GTCGGGGTGGTGCTGTTCTTCAGCGGCTTCGCAGCATCGCTCTTCTTGAAGGCGAGGGCTGAACGGACCCGGGACCCTGGGATCCTCTCGTACACATTCTCGCTGATCAACTTCAACGATAAGTGGTTCACGCCCCCCTCAATACTCCTCATCCTCGTGGGCGGCTTCGGTGCTACCCTGATGACCGGACTACCGGTCGTGGGGACAGGCTGGATCTTTTGGTCGCTGGTCCTCTTCGGTATCTCCGGATTGATCTTCGTGTTCAGGGCCCTCCCCCTCCAGCACCGCATAGAGAGGATGACTAGTGTAGGCACGTCCGCTGCGGCTTTCGACTGGACGAGCTATCAAAAGCTATCGCGTAG
This portion of the Rhodothermales bacterium genome encodes:
- a CDS encoding DUF2269 family protein; the encoded protein is VGVVLFFSGFAASLFLKARAERTRDPGILSYTFSLINFNDKWFTPPSILLILVGGFGATLMTGLPVVGTGWIFWSLVLFGISGLIFVFRALPLQHRIERMTSVGTSAAAFDWTSYQKLSRSWTRWATAAFLIVISAFVLMVFKPSLPTL